One genomic window of Moorella glycerini includes the following:
- the xseA gene encoding exodeoxyribonuclease VII large subunit: MSGQRVLAVRELTAYLQRLIGNDGRLANVWVKGEISNLRRPVSGHLYFTLKDQVAALRCVMFQGRSRSLSLRLQDGLEVIARGQVAIYPRDGVYQLYVAEIFPAGVGMASLALQELAARLEREGLFAAERKRPLPLLPRRVGLVTSPSGAALRDMVTVSRRRFPGIDLVLAPATVQGDTAPLELARALELLGKLGGVDVIIIGRGGGSAEDLSAFNTEIVARAIYACPVPVIAAVGHETDLTLADRVADRRAPTPSAAAELAVPVKTELEERLNILAARTRRGLEHRLQMARARLERLVKSRGMARPQQELYYRQQYLDGLEQRLLASWQRHSGAREQALQLLTARLEAASPLAILSRGYAVCRRPGGGPPIRRSLEVAPGERVEVVLSQGRLQCQVEHVDGG; this comes from the coding sequence GTGTCCGGGCAGCGGGTCCTGGCGGTGAGGGAACTCACCGCCTATTTGCAACGCCTAATAGGTAATGACGGCCGCCTGGCCAACGTCTGGGTCAAGGGGGAGATCTCCAACTTACGCCGGCCGGTGTCGGGTCACCTCTATTTTACCCTTAAAGACCAGGTGGCTGCTTTGCGCTGCGTCATGTTCCAGGGCCGGAGCCGGAGCTTAAGCTTGCGCCTCCAGGACGGCCTGGAGGTAATAGCCAGGGGCCAGGTAGCCATTTATCCCCGGGACGGCGTTTACCAGCTTTATGTGGCCGAAATCTTCCCGGCTGGAGTGGGTATGGCCAGCCTCGCCCTCCAGGAGCTGGCGGCCCGCCTGGAACGGGAAGGACTTTTTGCCGCCGAGCGTAAACGGCCCTTGCCCCTCCTGCCGCGCCGGGTGGGCCTGGTGACCTCACCCAGCGGTGCCGCCCTGCGGGATATGGTTACCGTCAGCCGGCGGCGCTTCCCCGGCATTGACCTGGTACTGGCCCCGGCTACCGTCCAGGGTGACACTGCCCCCCTGGAACTGGCCCGGGCCCTGGAACTCCTGGGCAAACTGGGCGGGGTCGACGTGATTATCATCGGCCGCGGCGGCGGCTCAGCCGAAGACTTGAGTGCCTTCAATACCGAAATCGTCGCCCGGGCCATCTATGCCTGTCCGGTCCCGGTTATTGCTGCCGTTGGACACGAGACGGACCTCACCCTGGCCGACCGGGTGGCCGACCGGCGGGCACCAACGCCTTCGGCGGCCGCCGAACTGGCCGTCCCGGTAAAGACCGAACTGGAAGAGCGCCTGAATATCCTGGCTGCCCGTACCCGGCGGGGCCTGGAGCACCGCCTGCAGATGGCGCGAGCCAGGCTCGAACGCCTGGTTAAAAGCCGGGGCATGGCCCGGCCCCAGCAGGAACTGTATTATCGCCAGCAATACCTGGACGGGCTGGAACAGCGCCTGCTGGCTTCCTGGCAGCGCCATTCCGGGGCCAGGGAACAGGCCTTGCAGTTGTTAACGGCCCGCCTGGAGGCCGCCAGCCCCCTGGCCATCTTGAGCCGCGGCTATGCCGTCTGCCGGCGTCCCGGCGGCGGCCCCCCCATCCGGCGCAGCCTGGAGGTGGCTCCCGGGGAAAGGGTGGAAGTAGTCTTAAGCCAGGGCCGCCTCCAGTGCCAGGTGGAGCATGTGGACGGTGGCTAA
- the folD gene encoding bifunctional methylenetetrahydrofolate dehydrogenase/methenyltetrahydrofolate cyclohydrolase FolD, which yields MPAQILDGKQIAAEVREEVKQEVARLKEQGITPGLAVVLVGDDPASQVYVRNKHRACEEVGIYSVVHRLPAETTQAQLLELITQLNNDPQIHGILVQLPLPGHIDEKTVIDTIALEKDVDGFSPANVGNLVIGDKCFYPCTPHGCMVLLDKTGIDPKGKKAVVVGRSNIVGKPMAMMLLARHATVTICHSRTKDLAEECRQADILVAAVGKPEIITGDMIKEGAVVIDVGINRVGEKKLVGDVHFESAAQKAGWITPVPGGVGPMTIAMLLKNTVEAARR from the coding sequence ATGCCAGCCCAAATCCTGGACGGCAAGCAGATTGCCGCCGAAGTACGGGAAGAAGTCAAGCAGGAAGTAGCCAGGTTAAAAGAGCAGGGGATTACTCCCGGTTTGGCCGTCGTCCTGGTCGGCGACGACCCGGCTTCCCAGGTGTATGTGCGCAACAAACACCGCGCCTGCGAAGAAGTCGGCATCTACTCGGTAGTCCACCGCCTGCCGGCGGAAACCACCCAGGCTCAACTCCTGGAGTTAATCACCCAGCTCAATAACGATCCCCAGATTCACGGTATCCTGGTACAACTTCCCCTGCCCGGTCATATCGACGAAAAAACTGTCATCGACACCATTGCCCTGGAAAAGGATGTCGACGGTTTCAGCCCGGCTAATGTCGGCAACTTGGTCATTGGCGATAAGTGCTTTTACCCCTGTACGCCCCATGGCTGCATGGTCCTCCTGGACAAGACCGGGATTGATCCCAAAGGTAAAAAGGCAGTTGTCGTTGGCCGCAGCAATATCGTCGGCAAGCCTATGGCCATGATGCTGTTAGCCCGCCACGCCACGGTAACCATCTGCCACTCCCGCACCAAAGATCTGGCCGAGGAGTGCCGCCAGGCCGATATCCTGGTGGCTGCCGTAGGCAAGCCAGAGATAATCACCGGCGACATGATCAAGGAAGGTGCGGTAGTCATCGATGTGGGCATCAACCGCGTGGGCGAGAAAAAGCTGGTGGGGGATGTCCACTTTGAGAGCGCCGCCCAAAAAGCCGGCTGGATTACCCCGGTGCCCGGGGGAGTCGGTCCCATGACCATTGCCATGCTGCTGAAAAATACAGTCGAGGCGGCCCGGCGCTAG
- the gltA gene encoding NADPH-dependent glutamate synthase, translating into MPLIPHKTPMPSQDARERIRNFNEVALGYTAEMALAEAERCLQCKKAPCRQGCPVEVDIPAFISLIKEKDFDGAIAKIKEKNNLPAICGRVCPQENQCEKYCTVGKKHEPVAIGRLERFVADYQMAKGEAAVVSKAPATGFKVAVIGSGPAGLTAAADLARMGHQVTVFEALHVPGGVLMYGIPEFRLPKKIVQQEIDSIRQLGVEIRTNAVVGKVTTVDELLAGGYDAVFIGTGAGLPHFMGIPGENLLGVYSANEFLTRTNLMKAYLFPRYATPIKVGRRVAVIGAGNVAMDAARTALRLGAEESYIVYRRSAAEMPARKEEVEHAEEEGVQFHLLTSPVKIYGDDRGVVTGMTCQRFELGEPDASGRRRPVPIPGSEYDMEVDTVVMAIGQGPNPLVLRTTPGLELTRKGTIAADEATGATSRQGVFAGGDIVTGAATVILAMGAGKAAARAIDKYLREK; encoded by the coding sequence ATGCCATTAATACCCCACAAAACCCCCATGCCCTCTCAGGATGCCCGGGAGCGTATTCGTAACTTTAATGAAGTAGCCCTGGGCTATACCGCAGAGATGGCCCTGGCCGAAGCCGAGCGCTGCCTCCAGTGTAAAAAGGCTCCCTGCCGCCAGGGTTGCCCGGTAGAGGTGGACATCCCGGCCTTTATCAGCCTGATCAAGGAGAAAGATTTTGACGGGGCCATTGCTAAAATAAAAGAAAAGAACAACCTGCCGGCCATTTGCGGGCGGGTTTGCCCCCAGGAAAACCAGTGTGAAAAATACTGTACCGTGGGCAAGAAGCATGAGCCGGTAGCCATCGGCCGCCTGGAACGCTTTGTCGCTGATTACCAGATGGCTAAAGGCGAGGCGGCGGTAGTGAGCAAGGCACCGGCTACCGGATTTAAGGTGGCAGTAATAGGTTCCGGTCCTGCCGGCTTGACCGCTGCGGCCGACCTGGCCCGGATGGGACACCAGGTGACGGTCTTTGAAGCCCTCCATGTGCCCGGGGGCGTGCTGATGTACGGTATCCCTGAATTCCGCCTGCCGAAAAAGATCGTCCAGCAGGAGATCGACTCCATCCGCCAGCTGGGGGTAGAGATCCGGACCAATGCCGTGGTCGGCAAGGTTACCACTGTGGACGAGCTCCTCGCCGGCGGCTACGACGCCGTCTTTATCGGTACGGGGGCCGGGCTGCCCCACTTCATGGGGATACCCGGGGAAAACCTCCTGGGCGTCTACTCGGCCAACGAATTCCTCACCCGGACCAACTTGATGAAGGCCTACCTCTTCCCCCGCTATGCCACCCCCATCAAGGTGGGCAGGCGGGTGGCTGTTATCGGCGCCGGCAATGTGGCCATGGATGCGGCCCGTACCGCCCTGCGCCTGGGAGCAGAAGAATCCTATATCGTTTACCGCCGCTCGGCAGCCGAAATGCCGGCCCGCAAGGAAGAAGTAGAGCACGCGGAAGAGGAAGGGGTCCAGTTCCACCTCCTCACCAGCCCGGTGAAAATCTACGGGGACGACCGGGGTGTGGTGACAGGCATGACTTGCCAGCGCTTTGAACTGGGCGAGCCGGACGCATCCGGCCGCCGGCGGCCGGTGCCCATCCCTGGTTCCGAGTATGATATGGAAGTAGATACAGTGGTCATGGCCATCGGCCAGGGCCCCAACCCCCTGGTCTTAAGGACCACGCCGGGCCTGGAACTCACCCGCAAAGGTACCATCGCCGCCGACGAGGCTACCGGCGCCACCTCCCGGCAGGGCGTCTTTGCCGGTGGCGACATCGTCACCGGCGCGGCAACCGTCATCCTCGCCATGGGAGCCGGCAAAGCCGCCGCCCGGGCCATCGACAAGTATTTGCGGGAGAAGTAG
- a CDS encoding sulfide/dihydroorotate dehydrogenase-like FAD/NAD-binding protein has product MYRIVRKEVMSPVIKLMEIEAPEVAAKAQAGQFIILRIDEEGERIPLTIADFDRTRGTITTIFQEVGYTTRRLGTLEAGDALADFVGPLGQPSEIANYGRVVCVGGGVGVAPVYPIARALKEAGNEVIAIIGARTKELLIWEDEMRAVSSELLVATDDGSYGHHGFVTDLLKQILEERGKVARVWGIGPVVMMRAVAETTRPFGVPTIVSMNPIMVDGTGMCGACRVSVGGETKFACVDGPEFDGHQVDWQLALRRMNMYREEEERILKFHEGGGCGCH; this is encoded by the coding sequence GTGTACCGTATTGTCCGGAAAGAAGTCATGTCGCCAGTCATCAAGCTCATGGAGATTGAAGCTCCGGAAGTGGCTGCCAAAGCCCAGGCCGGACAATTTATTATTCTCCGGATAGACGAAGAGGGGGAACGCATTCCTTTAACAATCGCCGATTTTGATCGCACCCGGGGCACCATTACTACTATCTTCCAGGAAGTAGGCTACACCACCCGGCGCCTGGGTACCCTGGAGGCGGGGGATGCTCTCGCCGACTTTGTCGGTCCCCTGGGACAGCCCTCGGAGATTGCCAATTACGGCCGGGTCGTTTGTGTTGGCGGCGGTGTCGGCGTGGCCCCGGTTTATCCCATAGCCCGCGCCTTGAAGGAAGCCGGCAATGAAGTAATTGCTATTATTGGTGCCCGGACAAAGGAATTGCTTATCTGGGAAGACGAAATGCGGGCCGTTTCCAGTGAGTTGCTGGTGGCCACCGATGACGGCAGCTATGGCCACCACGGCTTTGTAACGGACCTGCTGAAGCAGATCCTGGAAGAAAGGGGTAAGGTAGCCCGGGTCTGGGGTATCGGCCCGGTGGTCATGATGCGGGCCGTGGCGGAAACTACCAGGCCCTTTGGGGTACCCACCATTGTCAGCATGAATCCCATTATGGTGGACGGTACCGGTATGTGCGGCGCCTGCCGGGTCAGCGTCGGCGGGGAGACCAAATTTGCCTGCGTAGATGGGCCGGAATTTGACGGCCACCAGGTTGACTGGCAGCTGGCCCTGCGGCGGATGAACATGTATAGAGAAGAGGAAGAAAGGATTCTCAAGTTCCATGAGGGAGGTGGCTGCGGATGCCATTAA
- a CDS encoding MFS transporter, producing the protein MQKRILYLLSLGHLVTDINQGLLPIFLSVYKEQVSLTFTAASIIPALSTISSSVIQPLFGYLSDRYQLRWLLPAGCLLAGLGMAVFGLVPNYYLLTAIVFISGLGVAAYHPEASKSAHYISGPLQASSMAVFSVGGNLGFGLGPIIASLILSHGGLKSSWLILFPTVLTVALLAHTMPAIGRAMAAGQRATAAGRQKENDSHTSLAAITLLVLVVIMRSWLHTGLTYYIPFYYQHYLHGEAAFASTMLSIFLIAGAVGTLVGGRLADYWGPKK; encoded by the coding sequence GTGCAAAAACGTATCCTTTACCTGTTAAGCCTGGGGCACCTGGTTACCGATATCAACCAAGGCCTGCTGCCCATCTTCCTGTCGGTATATAAAGAACAGGTTAGCCTGACCTTTACGGCCGCCAGCATCATTCCCGCCCTATCTACTATCAGTTCTTCCGTGATCCAGCCCCTTTTCGGTTACCTGTCGGACCGGTACCAGCTGCGCTGGCTCTTGCCTGCCGGCTGCCTGTTAGCCGGCCTGGGTATGGCTGTCTTCGGCCTGGTACCCAACTACTACTTACTTACAGCCATCGTCTTTATCAGCGGCCTTGGGGTAGCTGCCTACCACCCGGAAGCTTCCAAGTCGGCCCATTATATCAGCGGTCCCCTGCAGGCCAGTTCCATGGCCGTCTTTTCCGTAGGCGGTAACCTGGGCTTCGGCCTGGGGCCAATAATCGCTTCTCTCATCCTCAGCCACGGTGGTTTAAAATCCTCCTGGCTGATTCTCTTTCCTACGGTTCTTACCGTCGCTTTACTGGCCCATACCATGCCGGCCATTGGTCGCGCCATGGCCGCCGGCCAGCGGGCAACTGCTGCCGGCAGGCAAAAAGAAAATGATAGTCATACTTCCCTGGCGGCCATTACCCTGCTGGTCCTGGTGGTCATCATGCGTTCCTGGCTGCATACCGGTTTAACCTATTACATCCCCTTTTACTACCAGCATTACCTCCATGGTGAGGCCGCCTTCGCCAGTACCATGCTCTCCATCTTTCTCATAGCCGGCGCCGTGGGTACTCTGGTGGGTGGGCGACTTGCCGATTACTGGGGGCCAAAAAAATGA
- a CDS encoding O-sialoglycoprotein endopeptidase — MAILGIDTSAYTCSVAIVSVDGEILTAHRRLLPVPPGERGLQQGTAVFHHVQSLPELLALAFADVPATHLKGVAAATRPRPVAGSYMPVFTVAAGQGRILAAALQVPFLATTHQEGHIAAGLWSAGWQPDGPFLAVHLSGGTSEILQVSRKSGGFNISKLGGTLDLHAGQLVDRVGVLMGLKFPAGPQLELLAREAGGEDGEKVRLTSAVRGYNFSFSGPASQAERLLAAGAPRAAIARAVEQCIANTLERVLRPAVIATGIKDILIVGGVAANTYLRSRLRHRLEHRAVGARLYFAAPEHSSDNAIGVALLGREVV, encoded by the coding sequence ATGGCCATTCTCGGCATCGATACCAGTGCCTATACCTGTTCAGTAGCCATCGTCAGCGTTGACGGCGAAATACTTACAGCTCACCGCCGCCTGCTGCCGGTACCCCCGGGGGAAAGGGGACTGCAGCAGGGAACGGCGGTTTTTCATCATGTCCAGAGCTTGCCGGAATTGCTGGCTTTAGCCTTTGCCGACGTGCCGGCAACCCATCTCAAAGGAGTGGCGGCTGCCACCAGACCCCGGCCCGTGGCAGGCTCCTATATGCCGGTTTTTACCGTAGCTGCCGGGCAGGGCCGGATACTGGCAGCCGCCTTGCAGGTACCCTTCCTGGCCACTACCCACCAGGAAGGGCATATTGCCGCGGGCCTGTGGTCGGCAGGCTGGCAGCCGGACGGTCCCTTTCTGGCCGTCCACCTGTCGGGAGGGACCTCCGAAATTCTCCAGGTCAGCCGTAAATCCGGTGGTTTTAATATTAGCAAACTGGGGGGCACCCTGGATCTTCATGCCGGGCAACTTGTAGACCGGGTCGGGGTGCTCATGGGCCTGAAGTTTCCCGCCGGGCCGCAGCTGGAACTGCTGGCCCGGGAAGCCGGAGGAGAAGATGGAGAAAAGGTCCGGCTGACCTCAGCCGTCCGGGGGTACAATTTTAGTTTTTCCGGGCCGGCCAGCCAGGCAGAACGCCTGCTGGCTGCAGGCGCTCCCCGGGCGGCCATCGCCCGGGCGGTGGAGCAGTGTATTGCCAATACCCTGGAGAGGGTCTTGCGGCCGGCCGTGATTGCTACCGGGATTAAAGATATTTTAATCGTGGGCGGGGTGGCGGCCAATACCTACCTGCGCAGCCGCCTGCGTCACCGCCTGGAACACCGCGCCGTAGGAGCCCGCCTCTACTTTGCCGCCCCGGAACATAGTTCCGACAATGCCATCGGCGTGGCCCTCCTGGGCCGCGAGGTAGTTTAG
- the nusB gene encoding transcription antitermination factor NusB: MSRRAARAKALQALFAVDLGRMAPERAVEEVLADEQLSLQAAAFARQLVMGTVTARQELDAIISRYAVGWRLERLAAVDRNILRMALYEMKYCPDTPVSVIINEAIELAKTFNDEEAGRFVNGLLDTARKELGR; the protein is encoded by the coding sequence TTGAGTAGAAGGGCAGCCAGGGCCAAAGCCCTGCAGGCTCTCTTTGCCGTTGACCTGGGTCGCATGGCCCCGGAAAGGGCCGTGGAAGAAGTCTTAGCTGATGAGCAACTTTCACTCCAGGCAGCAGCCTTTGCCCGGCAGCTGGTAATGGGGACGGTCACGGCCCGCCAGGAACTCGACGCCATAATCAGCAGGTATGCAGTGGGCTGGCGCCTGGAACGCCTGGCGGCCGTCGACCGCAACATCCTCAGGATGGCATTATATGAAATGAAATATTGCCCGGATACCCCGGTGAGCGTAATTATCAACGAGGCCATTGAACTGGCCAAAACTTTTAATGACGAAGAAGCCGGCAGGTTTGTCAACGGCTTGCTGGACACCGCCCGCAAGGAGCTGGGTAGATAG